A stretch of Vigna angularis cultivar LongXiaoDou No.4 chromosome 4, ASM1680809v1, whole genome shotgun sequence DNA encodes these proteins:
- the LOC108341874 gene encoding uncharacterized protein LOC108341874 gives MRKLCPNFDKEDGLETVLEVPIPDEMLTSMGSNGFNRWQNLRTLMNARFPDKSSLNNEFLVLLKIVGAPLIPVQLSSDHALTRPLKDCSIQDSNAKYIVQQYVAATGGVAALNSLESMYAIGRVRICGSEMRQGEIDEEVEARGKPEVGGFVLWQKNPDMWCLELVVSGYKVSAGCDGKVSWNHSSSQPFHAIKAPPRPLRRIFQGLDPRCAANLFLDAECVGENIINNEVCFMLKLQTAQQVLLAQSTSNTDIVMHTIVGYFSQRTGLLVKFEDTKLVKIRPVKGKEYVFWETRVESLIEDYRYVDGINIAHGGTTIATLNRYGAEQNHKRMIEETWTIEEVDFNIVGLTMNCFLPPSDGEREQHEGTEGMG, from the exons ATGAGGAAGTTGTGTCCTAATTTTGATAAGGAAGATGGGTTGGAGACCGTGCTTGAGGTGCCTATTCCTGATGAGATGTTGACGAGCATGGGCTCCAATGGCTTCAATCGGTGGCAGAATCTCCGAACTCTCATGAATGCTCGATTTCCTGACAAATCATCATTGAACAATGAATTTTTGGTGCTGCTTAAGATTGTGGGTGCCCCCCTTATCCCTGTTCAGCTTTCGTCGGACCACGCTTTGACTCGCCCCCTCAAAGATTGCTCCATT CAAGATTCGAATGCGAAGTACATAGTTCAGCAGTACGTGGCGGCGACGGGAGGGGTGGCAGCATTGAATTCACTGGAAAGTATGTATGCAATTGGCCGAGTGAGAATATGTGGGTCGGAAATGCGTCAAGGTGAGAtcgatgaagaagttgaagcaaGAGGGAAACCTGAAGTGGGAGGTTTTGTGTTATGGCAGAAGAACCCAGATATGTGGTGCTTGGAATTGGTTGTTTCTGGTTACAAGGTCAGTGCAGGATGTGACGGTAAGGTATCTTGGAACCACAGTTCTTCTCAACCCTTTCATGCAATCAAAGCCCCTCCAAGACCACTTCGCCGCATCTTTCAG ggACTGGACCCAAGGTGCGCGGCAAACTTGTTCCTAGACGCAGAATGTGTGGGAGAGAACATCATTAACAACGAGGTTTGTTTCATGCTGAAGTTGCAAACGGCTCAACAAGTTCTTCTTGCCCAGAGCACTTCCAACACTGACATTGTGATGCACACGATAGTGGGCTACTTCAGCCAACGCACGGGGCTGCTGGTGAAATTCGAGGACACCAAGTTGGTGAAGATAAGGCCCGTGAAAGGCAAAGAGTACGTGTTCTGGGAAACTAGAGTGGAGTCCTTGATCGAAGATTATAGATACGTAGACGGCATTAACATAGCGCACGGTGGGACCACGATTGCCACGCTTAATAGGTACGGGGCAGAGCAAAATCACAAACGTATGATTGAGGAAACGTGGACGATTGAAGAGGTTGACTTTAATATTGTTGGGTTGACCATGAATTGCTTTCTCCCTCCCTCTGATGGAGAGAGAGAACAACACGAAGGCACAGAGGGAATGGGATAG